From a single Ignavibacteria bacterium genomic region:
- a CDS encoding ATP-binding cassette domain-containing protein, whose translation MISTSNLSLRFGKRALFEEVNLKFTPGNCYGIIGANGSGKSTFIKILSGEIEPSSGEVIITPGDRLATLKQDHFQYDEFQVIKTVLMGHQKLFSIIEEKDKLYAKAEFSDKDGIRISELECEFSELNGWEAESEAAELLNGLGIGNDLHEKLMKDLSGNEKVKVLLAQALFGNPDILLLDEPTNHLDIISIQWLEEFLEKFKNTVIVISHDRHFLNQVCTHTADIDFGKIQMYTGNYDFWLESSQLAAKQARDANKKIEAKRAELQEFISRFSANASKSKQATSRKKQLENLTLEDIKPSSRKMPYIAFKQEREAGNNLLDIKDLTKFYGEEILLNDISLKVDKGDKIALVGPNDLAKTTLLNILMEKEKADKGSFEWGTTTRQAYFPKDNADFFNVDLNLIDWLRQYSAEKEETYIRGFLGRMLFSGEESLKKANVLSGGERVRCMLAKMMLTGANVLLLDGPTNHLDLESISALNKSLIDFPGTILFSSHDHQFIHTIANRIIEIIPTGIIDRNMTFDEYLNDPEIKRLHIEVYQASAIDL comes from the coding sequence ATGATAAGTACTAGTAATCTGTCACTCAGATTTGGTAAAAGGGCATTATTTGAAGAAGTTAATCTGAAATTTACTCCCGGCAACTGCTACGGCATTATTGGCGCCAATGGCTCAGGCAAATCCACCTTTATTAAAATCCTTTCAGGTGAGATCGAGCCAAGCTCAGGAGAAGTCATTATTACTCCCGGGGACAGGCTTGCCACATTAAAGCAGGACCATTTCCAGTATGATGAGTTTCAGGTAATTAAAACCGTACTGATGGGGCACCAGAAGCTGTTCTCAATTATTGAAGAAAAGGACAAACTGTACGCTAAGGCTGAATTCAGCGATAAAGACGGAATAAGAATTTCAGAACTTGAATGTGAATTTTCAGAATTAAACGGCTGGGAAGCTGAATCCGAGGCGGCTGAACTGTTAAATGGACTTGGGATCGGCAATGACCTTCATGAAAAACTCATGAAGGACCTCTCGGGAAATGAGAAGGTAAAGGTCCTCCTGGCGCAGGCATTATTCGGGAACCCCGATATACTGCTTCTGGATGAACCTACAAACCACCTTGATATTATTTCCATACAGTGGCTTGAAGAGTTTCTTGAGAAATTTAAGAACACCGTTATTGTTATTTCGCACGACAGGCACTTCCTTAACCAGGTATGTACGCATACAGCCGACATTGATTTTGGAAAAATTCAGATGTACACCGGGAATTACGATTTCTGGCTTGAAAGCAGCCAGCTTGCGGCAAAGCAGGCCAGGGATGCAAACAAAAAAATTGAAGCAAAGAGGGCTGAACTTCAGGAGTTTATTTCCCGGTTCAGCGCCAACGCTTCAAAGTCCAAGCAGGCAACTTCCAGAAAAAAGCAGCTTGAAAACCTTACACTTGAGGACATAAAGCCCTCCTCGCGCAAGATGCCTTATATTGCTTTTAAGCAGGAACGTGAAGCCGGAAACAACCTGCTCGATATTAAGGATCTCACCAAATTCTACGGCGAAGAGATACTTCTGAATGATATTTCCTTAAAGGTGGATAAGGGGGATAAGATTGCCCTTGTGGGGCCCAATGACCTGGCAAAAACTACGCTGCTTAATATTCTTATGGAGAAAGAAAAAGCTGATAAAGGCAGTTTCGAATGGGGAACTACAACCAGACAAGCCTATTTCCCCAAGGACAATGCTGATTTTTTTAATGTTGATTTGAACCTCATCGACTGGCTGCGCCAATACTCGGCAGAAAAGGAAGAGACTTACATAAGGGGATTTCTTGGACGAATGCTTTTTAGCGGAGAGGAATCCTTAAAAAAAGCCAATGTACTCTCCGGAGGTGAGCGAGTACGCTGCATGCTTGCCAAAATGATGCTTACAGGCGCAAATGTCCTGCTGCTTGACGGCCCGACAAATCACCTTGATCTTGAATCGATCTCTGCATTGAATAAAAGTCTGATAGATTTTCCCGGGACCATCCTTTTCAGTTCACACGATCATCAGTTTATTCATACAATTGCAAACAGGATAATTGAAATCATACCAACCGGAATTATTGACAGGAACATGACATTTGACGAGTATTTAAATGACCCGGAAATCAAAAGGCTCCACATTGAAGTATACCAGGCTTCTGCGATTGACCTCTGA